A stretch of DNA from Synergistaceae bacterium:
AGATTTGGATAGGGGACAGGCCCGTGTCGGTGAAGGAGCGCAACCTGTACGTGCAGCCGGAGGACAGGGGACTGGGCATGGTATTCCAGGCGTTCGCCGTCTGGCCCCACCTGAACGTGTTCGAGAACGTGGCCTTCCCTCTTCGCGTCCGAAAGGCCCGCAGGAACGAGATGGAGTCCAAGGTCGCGGAGGCGCTGGAACACACGGGCCTGACCGGGCTGGATAGGACCTTCCCATCAAGCCTGTCCGGCGGCCAGCTCCAGAGGATAGCCCTTGCCCGGGCCATAGTGATGAACCCGGACGTGCTTTTGCTCGACGAGCCCCTGTCAAACCTGGACCCGAAGCTGCGGGAGACGATGAGGTTCGAGATCAAGGCCCTGCAGAGGCGGCTCGGTTTCACGATAATCTACGTCACCCACGACCAGGCCGAGGCGATGGCCCTGTCCGACCGGATGCTGGTGATGGACATGGGCGTGATACAGCAGGTGGACACCCCCGCAAAGATGTACAACGACCCGGCAAACAAGTTCGTCTACGGCTTTCTTGGACTGTCGAATTTCATCGATGTGAACATCTCCGGCGGCAAGGCCTATCCGGAGGGAGCGGACGGCGTTGCGCTGCCGCTGACCGTCCCCGCTGATTTCGAAGAGCGGGCGGGGACAGTGGCGTCGCGGCCTAACGAGATAGAGCTGACGTCGGAGGGCGGATACCGGGCAGAGATCAAGGCGCGCATCTTCCTAGGCGACTACACCGAGTACAGGGTGGACGCGGGAGGACAGGAGGTGCGAATCCAGACCGCCCGCGAGCACGGCTTCTCCGTCGGAGAGCGGATCGGGCTCAACTTCGGCAAAGTGCGCTGGTACCCGCGCGACGACGGCGCGTCCGACTCGGAGAGGGAGAGAAGAAAGGTGATTTAGCTAGCATCCGGGTGTCCGATTCGGACACCCGGAACCTCTTAAGCGCCTTCGTACCTCATCACCCGGGCGGAGTTAAGCGTCGCCAGCAGCGCCACCCCCACGTCGGCGAATACCGCCTCCCACATGGAGGCTACTCCAAACGCCCCCATGACCAGCACCAGACCCTTCACACCGAGAGCAAAGGCTATGTTCTGCCTCATGATCGCCCGGGTCCTCCTAGCTATCTCGACCGCCTCCGAGGCACCGCGGGGATCATCGTTGAGCAGCACCACGTCCGCCGCTTCAATGGCGGCGTCCGCACCCAGTCCGCCCATCGCGAACCCGGCGTCCGACGCGGCCAGCAGCGGAGCGTCGTTCATGCCGTCGCCCACGAAGACCGTCGTACCCCCGACCTCCTGCTTTATCCTGCGAAAGTGCTCCAGCTTGTCCGCGGGCATCAGGCCGCCCTCCCACAGGTCAAGCCCGAGCTCCCTGCCGAGCTTCTCCACGTTCTCAGGCCTGTCCCCCGACAGCATCCCGACAAACCTGACACCCAGCTCCCTGAGCCTGTCCACCGTTGTGCGAGCCTGCTCCCTGGGCGTGTCCTCAACCACTATGAATCCGGCGTAGGCACCGCCCCTCGCCACGTGAACCACTGCGCCGGGCTTCTCCCTCCACGCTCCTTCGACGCTTACGCCGTTTCTCTCCAGCAGAGAGGCGTTTCCGGCCAGGATCTCCACCCCGTCAAGGTCCAAACGCACCCCGAGCCCCGGAAGCTCCTCGATAAGCCCCTGCTCTCCCTTTCCGGGCCCCGCCGCGCTCGCCACAGCCCTCGCTATCGGGTGGTTGGAGCCTCTCTCGGCCGCTCCTGCGATCTCCATCAGCTCCTCTTCGGTGAAGGGCGACGATGGATTTACCTGGGTCACGCGGAACACCCCCTTGGTCAGAGTGCCGGTCTTGTCGAATAGGGCGGCCTTGACGTCGGAGAGCCTCTCCAGTACATCGCCCCCCTTGATGAGTATCCCCCTTCTGGACGCAGCTCCTATGCCGCCGAAGATCGCGAGAGGTATGGAGATCACGAGCGCGCACGGGCATGACACCACCAGGAAGACCAAGGCCCTGTAGCCCCAAGTGCGAAAGTCACCTAATCCTATCATGGGCGGAACGAAGGCGAGAAGAACCGCGAAAACGACCACTGCAGGCGTGTACCACCTTGCAAATGAAGTGATGAACCTCTCGGTGGGCGCCTTGCTCTCCCTGGCCTCTTCTATCAGGCGGAGACCCTTCGACAGGGTGGTATCCCCGTAGCGGCTCGTGACCTGGACGGTGATTGCGCCGCCGAGATTCACGCTCCCGGCGAGGACCTCCATTCCGGCGGACACGTCCTGCGGGATGGATTCGCCTGTCAGCGACGAGGTGTCGAGCGACGATGCCCCCTCAAGGATCCTGCCGTCGAGCGGGACCTGCTCCCCCGGCTTGACTAGCACCGTACGACCGGGCACTACCGAGGCAGCGCTAACGACGCGCCACTTCCCGCTCTCCATCACGTTCGCCGTGTCCGGGCGGATATCAGCCAGGGCCATTATCGACCTGCGCGAGCGATCGACCGCCAGGTTCTGCACCAGCTCCCCCGCCTCGTAGAAGAGCATGACGGCAACGGCCTCGGAATAGTCGCCTATGGCGAAGGCGCCCAGCGTGGCCGTCGACATCAGGAAGAACTCGTCGAAGAGCGAGCCGCCCCGCAGATTTCTGGCCACCGCGGCCAGGACCTTCACCCCGGCGGTAAGGTACGCTGCCGTGTAAAGCATGATTCGCGGCATCTCGTCCAGCGGCAGAAAGACCGCTGCGAGCCAAAGGATCGCGCCTGCCGCAAGGCGAGCCATGTCACCCTTGGGAAGGCCCGATGGCTCGTCGGACGCCCCCTCGTCCAGCACAGCTGCTCCCGGCTCTATGGAATTAACGACCTTTCTCACGGACTCGAGGATCTCCGCCGTTCTCCCTCTTTTCGACAAGGAAAGCCTGATTCTCCCCTCGGCCATGTCCACCGCCGCAAACGTCACCCCCGGCAGACCGTAGAGGGCCCTCTCTATCCTCAAGGAACAGGCGGCGCAGTTGAGGCCTGCGACCGAAAGGCGAATCTTTTCCTCTCCGCTATTCATGTATATCCGCCCCCTTCTCCGCTATGTGGCGCACGTGATCGAAGCCCTGGGCGAAGATCGTCCTGACGTGATCGTCGTCCAGCCCGTACACGGACCGCCTCCCCCTTCGCGTCACCCTCACAAGCCTGGCCTGCCTTAGAACCCTGAGCTGGTGGGAGATTGCCGGCTGATTCATCGACAGAAGCTCCGCTATGTCCGCCACGCACAGGTCGGACAGGGAGAGCGCCCAAAGGATCTTGATCCGAGTCGTGTCGCCGAACACGCGAAACAGATCTGCCAGCTCGTAAAGAACCTCCTCCTTCGGCATGGCCGCCGCTATCTCTTCCATATGTCCACTCATGTGCACCACTCCTTGAAATTATCATATGCTTATATGTACATATATCATATAAAGAGCGCTCTTGCAAGCCCTGCCGGAGGATTATTCTCGCACGGAGTGCGCTTTACAAATTCTGGCAAATAGGCTAGGGTTGTCTTACGCTTCCGCAAGAGCGGAAAGTACAATCATTAAAGAGGAGGAGATACGCACATGAGGAGATTCATCGGAGTTCTGTTCACGCTCGCGCTCGTTCTTGTTCTTGGGACGGCCGCCTTCGCGGCGCCGAAGATCGGCATCATGACGGGCACGGTATCGCAGGGAGAAGAGGAGTATCGCGCGGGCGAAGAGATGGTCGAGAAGTACGGCGAGGACAGGGTCATCCACGTCACCTATCCCGACAAGTTCATGGACGAGCAGGAGACCACAATCTCCCAGGTCTTGGCCATGGCCTCCGACCCGGACGTCAGGGCGATAGTCGTCTGCCAGGCCGTCCCGGGCACCGCTGCCGCTATCGACAAGGTGAAGGAGGTCCGCGACGACATACTCTTCGTCCTCGGGACGGTCCACGAGGAGCCTTATATGATAGCGGAGAAGGCCGACATTCTCTACGAGATCGACCAGCCGACCCGCGGAAGCTCCATCATCGAAAAGGCCGCTGCGATGGGCGCGAAGACCTTCATCCACTACTCCTTCCCACGCCACATGAGCATGCCTCTTCTCGCCACCCGCAGGGACATCATGGAGGAGACCGCAAAGAAAGTCGGAATCGATTTTGTCTTCGTCAACTCACCCGACCCCACGGGTGAAGGCGGAGTGGCCGGCGCCCAGCAGTTCATCCTCGAGGACGCTCCGAGGCAGATCGAGAAGTATGGCCCGGACACGGCCTTCTTCAGCACCAACTGCTCCATGCAGGAGCCTCTGATCAAGTCGGTGGTCAAGGGCAAGGCCCTCTACCCCGAGCAGTGCTGCCCGAGCCCCTTCCACGCCCTTCCGAACGCGCTCGGCCTCAAGGTCGAGAGCAAGGGAGACGTGCCCTACATCCTCAAAGCAATAGAGGACAAGATAGTGGAGCTCGAAATGGAAGGACGCGTTTCGACCTGGACCGCCCCGATCGCGATGAACTTCATCCGCGCGGGCTCGGAGTACGCGATGGACTTCGCGGAGGGCAAATTCGAGGACAAGCAGGATATCGAGAGGGCCAAGGCCGTGCTTCACAAGTACGCGGGCAACGTCCTCATCCGCGCATTCGACGACGAGAAGACCCCTCACTTCCTGATGGTGGTCGGCGAGTCGGTCATCTTCGGGAAATAAGAATCGACCTGCCCCTGGATCTGTGACACTCGTGGCAGGGCTGTCGACAACGGCGGCCCTGCCATTTTTGCAAAGGAGGTCGGTCATTTGAGCGGTACAACTCGGCTGGAAATGAATAACATAAGCAAGGAGTACTACGGCAACCGCGTCCTAAAGGACGTAACCTTCTCTCTGGGCGCAGGCGAGGTCCTCTCCCTGGTAGGCGAGAACGGGGCGGGCAAGTCCACATTGATGAACATCCTGTTCGGGATGCCTGTGATACACGCGACCGGTGGCTTTCAGGGAGAGATATACCTTGACGGGGAGAAGACCGAGATAAAATCCCCCGAGGAGGCCATGAAGTTGGGCATCGGCATGGTCCATCAGGAGTTCATGCTGCTTCCCGGGTTTTCCATCACAGAAAACATAAAGCTCAACAGAGAGGTGACAAAGGACAACCTGCTGAGCCGAATCTTCGGTAAACCCATGAAATGGCTTGATATGCCCCGGATGAGGAGCGACGCCAGGACCTCCCTGGACACTATTGGGCTCGGCATCGACGAGATGCTGCCCGTCAGAGGGCTACCGGTAGGTCACATGCAGTTCGTGGAGATCGCCCGCGAGCTGGACAAGAGGCACATCCGCCTGCTGGTTCTGGACGAGCCGACCGCTGTGCTCACCGAGTCCGACGCGGACAAGCTGCTCGAGTCCATAAAGATACTGACGGACAAGGGGATCTCGGTGCTCTTCATAACACACAGGCTGGACGAGGTGATGACTGTATCCGACAGGATCGTCGTGCTGAGGGACGGCGAGCGAATAGCCGAGACCAAACCCTCCGAGACCACGATAGACAGGATCGCGGAGCTGATGGTCGGCAGGAAGATCGAGGGCGGAGACATACAGGGCAGGCCCCTGTCGGAGCTGAGCGAGGACCTGGTACTGGAGATACGAAACCTGTCGGTCGCCATGCCGGGGGAAAGCGTGAAGAACGTGGACATCGAGGTAAGGCGCGGCGAGATACTGGGAATTGCCGGACTGGCCGGGCAGGGCAAGATCGGCATAGCCAACGGCATAATGGGACTCTTCCCGTCGAGCGGAGATGTGAGGATGAACGGAGAACCGGTCAGGCTGAACTCCCCCCGGGCCTCTCTGGACAATGGCATGGCATTCGTGTCGGAGGACAGGAGAGGGACGGGGCTTCTGCTCGACGAGTCTATCGAGTTCAATATCGTGGCCACTGCGATCCAGACGAAGGGAATGTTCATGAAGCCCGGAAGGGTCAGAATCCTCGACTCGCGGGAGATGACCGAGTACGCCAAGGGGCTGATCGAGAAGCTGGACATTCGCTGCACCGGGCCGCGACAGCTCGCGAGGCGGCTCTCCGGCGGCAACCAGCAGAAGGTCTGCATAGCCCGCGCCATCACCCTGGAACCAAGCCTGCTCTTCGTATCGGAGCCGACCAGGGGAATTGACATAGGCGCCAAGAGGCTCATCCTTGACCATTTGGTGCAGCTCAACAGGGAAACGGGACTCACTATAGTCATGACCTCTTCCGAGCTGGCGGAGCTTCGCTCGGTCTGCGACCGCATCGCGATAGTCTACCGGGGAAGGCTCGAGGGAGTGCTCCTGCCGACCGCGAGCGACAGGGATTTCGGGCTCATGATGGCGGGCGAGTACACCAAGATCCACGGAAAGGAGGCCGTCTAGGTGGAAAACGACATACTGAACAAGATCGGCATCCCACGGCTGATAATCACCCTTTTCCTCGCATTCCTCGTGGCCGCGGCCTTCTCCTACGGCCTTCCGATGGGACAGATCTTCAGCGCGATGCTGACCCGGTTCGGAATGAACGCGCTGCTTGTGCTGGCGATGATACCGACGATACAGGCGGGCGCAGGGCCGAACTTCGGCTTGCCGTTCGGGATAATCTGCGGCCTGATCGGGGCGACCCTGGCGATAGAGCTGGACTTCAGCGGCTTCCCCGCCCTCTTCTTCGCGATCGGAGTCTCGATACCCCTGGGCGCGATCGCGGGATGGCTGTACGGGCTGCTGTTGAACAGGGTGAAGGGTCAGGAGATGACCGTCGGGACATATATGGGTTTCTCCATAGTCTCGCTGATGTGCATCTTCTGGCTGATGGCCCCCTATACTAGCCCCGAGATGATATGGCCCTACGGCGGCGATGGGCTCAGGGTGACGGTGGTCCTCGACGGGAGGATGGAGCAGATCCTGGACCGCCTCTGGAGCTTCAACGTCCACGGAGTGACCATCCCGACGGGACTGCTCATAGTGACTGCGGTCTCCTGCGTTCTCCTGTGGTTATTCTTGAGGACCAGGACGGGGCTCGCGATGTCCATGGTCGGGTCAAACCCGCGCTTCGCCGAGGCATCGGGACTGAGCGTGAACAAGTACCGCGTCCTTGCCTCCACGATCTCATGCGCGATGGGTGCGGCAGGCATAATAATCTACTCCCAGAGCTACGGGTTCATACAGCTCTACCAGGCGCCGCTTTACATGGCGCTCTACTCCGTCTCCGCGATCCTGATAGGGGGAGCGTCGCTACAGCGGGCCACCATAGCACAGGCCCTCATCGGGGCCTTCCTGTTCAACGGACTGCTGGTCATAGCCCTTCCCGTGGCGAACGTGGCGATGGACAGCGATATCTCGGAGATCATGAGGGTGATCATAAGCAACGGGATAATCCTCTACGCCCTCACACGCAAAGAGGCTGGAGGTGATGCGCAGTGAGGATAATCCAGAGAAACATCGTGCCGATATTCTTCCTCGCCATCTGCGCGGTCGGCTTCCACTACTCCGGCCTGTCCTGGATGTTCTTCGCCAACGACCTGGTGGCCAGGCTTGCGCGCAACTCATTCTTGGTCATCTCTCTGATCATCCCGGTGCTCGCAGGGATGGGGCTTAACTTCGGCATAGTCCTCGGAGCGATGGCGGGGCAGTTCGCGGCCTTCGTCACGGTGACCCACAACCTGACCGGGATGCCCGGCTTTTTCGTCGCATGCCTCCTGTCGATACCCTTCGCGGTGCTGTTCGGGTGGCTTACAGGCATCCTGTTCAACAAGGCCAAGGGCAAGGAGATGATAACAGGCCTTATCCTCGGCTTCTTCGCGAACGGAGTCTACCAGCTTATATGTCTCATCCTGATAGGGTGGATCATACCGATCTCGGACAAGTCGCTGCTGCTGCCGTCGGGCGTGGGATTTGTGAACACGATAGACCTGAAGATCTGGCAGTACGCCATAGACAAGTTCTACGTCTTCCGGGCGAAGGGGATAGAGACGCCGGTGCTCAAGTACCTGAACAACATAAACTTCCCCGTGCTGACTCTGGTCATCGTGCTGATCCTGTGCGTCGCGGTCTATCTTCTGTTCAAGACCAAGCTGGGTCAGGACTTCCGCGCCGTCGGCCAGAACAGACACATAGCCCGGGTGGCGGGGGTCAAAGTGGACAGGGTCAGGATAATCGCAGTCATCTTCTCCACTGTCCTTGCGGCTTGGGGGCAGCTCATATTCCTGCAGAACATCGGCAACGTGCAGGTCTACGGCTCCCACGTCCAGGTGGGCACCTTCGCGGTGGCCGCCCTGCTGATAGGAGGCGCGTCCGTGACCAGGGCCACCATCGGGCAGGCGCTGCTGGGGACCGTCCTCTTCCACGCGCTGTTCATAGTCTCCCCTCTGGCGGGGAAGAACATAATGGGCAGCGCGCAGGTGGGCGAGTACTTCCGGGTGTTCGTCGCCTACGGAGTTATAGGCATAGCTCTCGCCCTTCACGCCTGGCAGAGGCAGGTCAAGAAGGAGTAGCGCTACTCTGCCCAAAACAGGTCAGGTACGAAAGCGCGGAACGGACAGCCCGTATCCGCGCTTTTTTTATTCTTAGCCTATGGCAAAAATGCCCTGCTTGGCATATACTACAAAAGCAATAGGGATTACCGCACGACACAAAAGACTGACGGGAGGTCATGATAATGAGCATGTTTGTTTTCTCTGTGCCGGACATATCCTGCGACCACTGCAAGATGCGCATTTCCAAGGCTCTGGAGGCTGCTGGAGTGAAGGAGTTCGAGGTCTCCGTCGAGGATAAAAGGGTGACTGCGGAGGGCGCGGATGCCTCGTATATCCAGGCGGTCATAGAGGACTCGGGATACGACGCGACCTTGGTCTAGCTCGACCAACTCGGTACCTCGAGCACTGGTGCGGGCGTGCCATCATAGCGGCGCCGCCCTTAAATTTGTTTACCAATCCTGACATCGAACCCGGTTTGGAGGAGATAGAAATGGCGGACACAGAAAAGCAGAGCTTCAAGACTAGCCTGGTGGTCACGGGCATGACCTGCGCAACCTGCTCGAGAATGGTGGAGCGGTCGCTGGCAAAGGTCGACGGTGTCACCTTCGCGGCGGTCAACCTGGCCACCGAGACGGCGTTCGTCGTCAGCGAGAGGGAGATACCGAAAGAGGAGCTGGTCAAGGCTGTCGAGAAGGCCGGGTACTCGGTCACCGACGAGCGTGCGGAGGACCTGGAGAAGAGCCGCTACCTCCGGACGAGGAGGAACCTGGCTATCTCCTGGCTGGTCACCGGTCCTTTGATGGGGCTGATGGTGCTGCACATGACGGGGCGTCACGTGCCCTTCTACTACTCGCTGGAGCTCTTCGGCGGGATAGTCGCCATCTTCTGGGCGGGGCGCGACGCTATCAAGGGCGCCTGGATAGCTCTGTCGCACTTCCACGCCAACATGGATGTGCTGGTGGTCTCCGGCTCCGTCGCGGCGTGGACTACCGCGGCTCTGGCCTTCGCTGGATTCCATGTGGTCTCCTTCGGGGCTGTCGGCGCGATGATCATGGCGCTGCACATCACGGGCAGATACATAGAGTCGCATCTCAGGGACAAGGCGTCAAAGGAGATACGCGCCCTCGTCTCGATACAGGCCCGCGAGGCCAGGGTGGTGGATTCGGACGGGAAGGAGATAATGATCCCGATAGAGGCCGTCAAGGAGGGAATGACCCTGCTGGTCAGGCCGGGAGAGCGGATCCCGAGCGACGGCGAGCTGCTTGACGGTACGACCTCCGTGGACGAGTCCATGATAACGGGCGAGTCGTTGCCGGTCGGCAAGGAGGCGGGAGATCCGGTCACCGGCGGCTCCATGAACCTGACGGGAGCGGTGCGCATCCGCGCCACGAAGGTGGGAGAGGACAGCTTCCTGTCCCAGATGGTGTCGCTCATCCAGGAGGCCCAGGGGGCCAAGGTACCCATCCAGGCGTTCGCGGACAGGGTGACCAACTACTTCGTGCCGGGCGTGGCGGCGCTGGCGGTAATCAGCGGACTATTCTGGCTGTTCAAGGGGACGCAGTACTCGTTCTTTCTCGACAGAGCGGCCGAATACCTACCTTGGGTTACCTCGGTTCGCGACCCGGTATCGCTCGGCGTGTTCGCCTTCATAACCACCATAGTGATAGCCTGTCCCTGCGCACTTGGACTGGCGACCCCTATGGCGCTGATAACGGGCACGGGCGCAGCGTCGCGGAAGGGCCTGATCATACGCAACGCGGAGGCGATCCAGACCGCGCGGGAGGTCACGGTCGCCGTGCTTGACAAGACCGGGACGATAACAGAGGGAGCTCCCTCCGTGGTGGAGACCAATCTTGACCCGGACTCGCTGGCCGCAGTCGCCTCGATCGAGTCTTTCTCAAACCATCCTCTTGCGAAGGCCATAGCCTCCGCGTCCGACGTCCGACTCGAGATATCGGGGCTCGAAGAGATCACCGGAGAGGGAGTCAAGGGCGTGGTCGCGGGAGCGTCGTGGTTCGTTGGCAGGCCCGCAGACCCGACGAAGTACGACGAGCACCTGGAGCTCGGTCGCACCGTGGTCGAGGTGACGAGAGACGGAGCGCTCACCGGATACATAGCGGTCGAGGACAGGCTGAGAGAGGACGCGGTCGAGGGCATAAGACGGCTATCGGAGATGGGGATTACCTGCGTGATGGCCACGGGGGACAACGAGAAGACAGCTCTGGCAGTGGCCGCCCGAGTCGGGATAGACGAGGTGCGAGCCGGCGTGCGCCCGGACGGGAAGCTTGACCTGATCCGCGACCTGCAGTCGAAGGGCGGAAAGGTGCTGATGACCGGCGACGGAATGAACGACGCCGCGGCTCTGAAGGGGGCCGACATAGGGGTTGCGATAGGCTCCGGCACGGACCTGGCGATCGACAGCGCGGACATTGTGATTGTGAAGGGCGGCATATCACGGCTCGCCGACGCGGTGTCGATATCGAGAAAGACCTTCACCGTGATACGGCAGAACTTGTTTTGGGCTTTTGCTTACAATATAATTGCGATACCGCTCGCGATGGCTGCTCTGCTCCACCCTGCGATAGCCGAGGTATCGATGGGCTTCAGCTCCATCTCGGTCATCTTGAACTCCATGAGGGTGAAATAAGTGTGAAAACAGCGACTCGGGCGGAGACTGTATCCTGGAGGTGGTCTTGTGGATAAAGAGTCAGGCTTCATCAGGGAACACGCGCTGGACATTCTGCTCTTCCTCCTGGCGGCGGTGCTGACCGGAGCGTACTTCCTGACGGAGCTGGTCGGTGCATCCTGGTGCGTCGCCGGGCTTGCCCTGCTGGTGGCCCTGATGCTCATCAGGAGCGCGACCGGCTGCTACGGCCCGGCCAATACGGTGTCCGAATGGATAGGACGCCTGTCGAGCGACGAGACGGTCGACCTTCGCAAGGAAGTGGACGTGCCCGCCGGTTCAAAGTTGATCTCCGTGGCGAGGAGCCTCAACACGTTCGTCGGATCGATGCGCTCTCACTTCCTGCGGATAATAAGGGGGCTGCACGACTTCACGTTCAGCTTCTACCGCCTCGAGAGAGAGCTTGGCGAGTTCACCGACGCCTTCTCCGAGATGGCCGACAACGTCAAGAAGGGCATCTCCTCGGGACAGAGGGTGTCGCACGCGACAGAGTCTCAGTACGCCTCGTCGGAGGAGATATCGGCCACGGCCCAGGGGCTGGCCCACCTGGCATCCGAGCTGAACGAGACGGTTGCGGCGGTCGGCGAGAGGGCGGACCAAGGCAACAGGAGGCTTCGGGAGATGGAGCAGATATTCGCGTCCGTCGTCGATGAGACGAAGTCCCTCACCGAGGAGGCAAGGATCCTGTCGGGCAAGGTGGACCTGATACAGGGCGTGGTGCACACCATCACCGGCATCGCAGAGCAGACCAACCTGCTGGCCCTGAACGCGTCGATAGAGGCCGCGCGGGCGGGCGAGGCGGGACGAGGTTTCGCAGTTGTCGCCGACGAGGTGAGAAAGCTGGCCGAGGAGAGCAAGGACGCAGCCTCCACCATAGCGAATAACCTCCACGAGCTGGTCGCCGGGGTGCAGAACACGTCCGGAAGTGTGGACCGGATGTCGACCAGGATGGGCGAGGCGAACGAGAACGTCCAGGGAGTCCTGTCGGAGATAGCGGCGGTGCTCGACGGCATAACGGGCATATCCGACTCGTCGGAGAGAGTCGCGGCCAGCGCGCAGGAGCTTGGCGCGTCGTCCGAGGAGCTTGCGGCGTCG
This window harbors:
- a CDS encoding copper-translocating P-type ATPase encodes the protein MADTEKQSFKTSLVVTGMTCATCSRMVERSLAKVDGVTFAAVNLATETAFVVSEREIPKEELVKAVEKAGYSVTDERAEDLEKSRYLRTRRNLAISWLVTGPLMGLMVLHMTGRHVPFYYSLELFGGIVAIFWAGRDAIKGAWIALSHFHANMDVLVVSGSVAAWTTAALAFAGFHVVSFGAVGAMIMALHITGRYIESHLRDKASKEIRALVSIQAREARVVDSDGKEIMIPIEAVKEGMTLLVRPGERIPSDGELLDGTTSVDESMITGESLPVGKEAGDPVTGGSMNLTGAVRIRATKVGEDSFLSQMVSLIQEAQGAKVPIQAFADRVTNYFVPGVAALAVISGLFWLFKGTQYSFFLDRAAEYLPWVTSVRDPVSLGVFAFITTIVIACPCALGLATPMALITGTGAASRKGLIIRNAEAIQTAREVTVAVLDKTGTITEGAPSVVETNLDPDSLAAVASIESFSNHPLAKAIASASDVRLEISGLEEITGEGVKGVVAGASWFVGRPADPTKYDEHLELGRTVVEVTRDGALTGYIAVEDRLREDAVEGIRRLSEMGITCVMATGDNEKTALAVAARVGIDEVRAGVRPDGKLDLIRDLQSKGGKVLMTGDGMNDAAALKGADIGVAIGSGTDLAIDSADIVIVKGGISRLADAVSISRKTFTVIRQNLFWAFAYNIIAIPLAMAALLHPAIAEVSMGFSSISVILNSMRVK